Within Sorghum bicolor cultivar BTx623 chromosome 2, Sorghum_bicolor_NCBIv3, whole genome shotgun sequence, the genomic segment GCCAGCCAAATCAAACGTAGTCGAAGGGTCTCCAATCGAGATTGGGATCATCACATCAAGCTCGATCACCCTCCACCTTACCCATTCCCCAAAGCCACCGACGGGGTCAGTCGCTCGCCACGACCACAGGTGCAAGCTATAGCCCTCCACAGTCGCGGCTCCCAGATCGCCATCCTGTGCCGTGGCGAAGATCATATTTGGTTCATGCTGGGGAGGAGCATTCACCACTGATAGGACACCACCGACCAAGCTGTACTTGAGGATTTTTTCCCCGTTCTCAAGGATGAAGTAGATTGAGTCTCTGGTGAGCAGACTGGGCAGGACAAGGTCGATGAAGGAATCGACACTAATGGAGGTAGATGCGCTCCACACCCCAATCTCTGATGGGTAGAGACTAGCCCATCCCACAGGATCTCCATCTTCAACTccctcgtcatcattgtcctcCTCCTCGGCATCATATATACCCACGAAAACCACGAGGAAAGCCCCCCCGCTGCATCTGAGGTGGTCGCAGCCGTCTGCAGCGCAGAGCACCGCAGCCAAGAACTTGGTATACGGGTGCACGGGCGGGTAGATGAGCTTCTGATTGCCGGTGATAGGATCCCAGACGATGAGTGTCTGTGATGGCTGATCCTTGCCTTCGAATAGCACTCGGCCGTGGCGACAATCGATGGTACGGTAGGAGGTGGTGGGGCTGCCGGTGACGGCGATTGCAGGCTGGGGAACCGGGGATGCCTGTATTGTGGGGACATACTGGGGAACAGAGGTGCCCTTTCGGTACTGGTTGTGGAAGAAGCCGAGCACAGGCGGTGTCCGGTGGAAGGCGCGGTACTGGCAGAGGAACGCGCCATCGGAGAGGAGGCGGCGCCAGAGCTTGCAGACAAGGGAGGCTCGGACGAGGCACGCCGGGTCTTCTGgtgggaggcggaggaggatctCGCCGATGAGGTCATCCATGAGCTCCGGTGGCGGAGGCGGCGCCATCCCACTCGCTCTCTGCTGGACCGGGGAGGTGGAGGATGGCGGATgggttgggggattcttctctGGCTCTACCTCTGACCCTCATCTGCTCTGGTGCACAAGGGGGAAATTCTGCCCAGTGGGGCCCTGGTTGTCATCATCATAAATCAAATGAAACGGCAGCGGATTTTTGCATCCATTTAATGTTCAGCAATTAGAAACATTCTAAGATACTTTAAATTTTTAATTAAGATGATCAATGCTATTTTATTTGAGTTTTCCTACTAACTATTGACAAATTAAAGGTTGGTCTATTTATTTGAGTTCGCTTACTAACTAGACAAAACAAAGTTAGTTTATTTTTGAAGACTTTCTCGCCCTGAAATATGCCTTGGGCTGATTGATGGAATGAGTATTTGTTGGGGCCATTTCAGTACCTAGAATAGTATTTATCTCAAAGCAGGATAGAACTAGATATATCTCAAAGCCGGATCTAATGACCCCTTACCCGCCGGAGAACGCCATGGACACGGCTGAGCAGGGGAATGAGACGATTGCAGGCGACCGAGCGAGAGCGAGTAGCGACGGCGAGCAGGTGAGAGCGAGGAGCGACGGCGAGCTGGCGAGAGCAGACGAGCGGGCGAGGAGCGGCGCGAAGGAGAGGGGATTAGCAGATTAGGATTAGAAGTGGGGAGGATGCCGCGGCGGCTTCCTTATATACCCCCTCCTCCCCCAATCCAACGGCTCTCCCTTCTCCACCCTAATCCAACGGCTGGTAGCCGTGCTGGCGCCGTGCCGCCGATGGAacgggccgtgcctgggccggcACTACGGGCCGCCTCCTCGGCCCAGGCACGGGCACGGCAACGGGCCAGGCTAGGCACGGGCACGGCTGGGGCGGGCGAGGGCTGGGTTAGGGCCGTGCTTTTCTGAACCGGGCTCGAACTAGCCCGTTTTCCTCGGCCTGTTTGGAAAACTTTACTTCAAATACATGTTAATGACCTCCACTGGAAATAAACTCGACAGCAGCCTTGACTGGGTAGGATATAATTGGATAAGGTATGGACTAATATTATCGATATGTATCATTCGTCTACATTCTTTTAAGATCCAAAATCAGATACAGATACGAGTACTGTTTGTtctagtcatgaatacaaataaATATGTGTCGAATACGGAACGAGTCGAAAGCAGACATGTTGGTTATGAATATTTCTTTGGATATTAAGTAAGAAACGACATCCACGTATATCCTAAGTGTTATAATCAATAAAACATTCAACAAGTCCAAACTCCAATTAATCAATGGCCTTTTTTAGCAAGCTCTGGCTCCCGCTCCCACTTGTTGTGGTTCCTTACAAGAAGACCTCCTAAGCGGGCATTTAAAACAGCTCCTTACAAGGAGCCCGAAAGAGCCAAAGCCAAAAAAGTAGCTTCGCTTAGTTTCTACTCACAAAGCTAGCTAATCTATCCCTACTACTAAATTgtaaaaatttcagtctgccaaaAATTTTCTGCCCATCGTCTCCGAGTCAGCCCGCGCGTAATATGTCTTCTTTTTCCAGCCTAATCCGATCCTAATCAAATTCAGAACGCTCCTGTGGATCTCTCTATTCGGGCTCTTAATTTTGTACCTTAACTAGGCCTACGGCGGGACATGCCCAGCCAACCACGAGCAGCGACCACCTAGCTATGGACTTGGCAAGTACCATGGCTGGACCTGCCCAGCCAACCACGAAACCACAGTCAACGTGcgacatttttttctttttctttttgtaggAGTCGACGTGTGACGTTGGCCAGGGGCATGTTCAAGGCACCGATGGATCGGCCAAGTGGATAAGGCAAggatcaacattgatggttttTCGATCCTACTTTATTTTAatgatataataataataataatagtagtagtagtactaataataataataataataataataataataataataataataataataataataataataataataataataataataataataataataataataataatcatcatcaccatcatcatcatcatctaaccctaatactaaagaggcaaaattttggCTAAAATTTTTGTTCTGAACTAATTTTCGTCTGGCCTCTCCCCTGGACCGGTTTCGACTCGCTCATGTCTCGTATCCCCGATAGAATAGAAATCCAAATCCAAATCAGATTATCTCTCCTTAATCCGGGTGCGCAGGAGGTGAGCCATGGGCGACAAGAAAAGGTTCACAGGCGCTGTGATCCAAAGAAGGACACCAACAACAGAGTCATCGCTGTGAGTGTATAGATTTTTATCATTCGcatgcaacagctgcaatctaAATAGACTAATAGTTAATTTTAACTACAACTAACAATTTAAATATAATTGatccaaaaatatatatacttctattaaaaaaatcttcaaagctCAAGGTTCCTAATAAAAAACATGCAGCAATAATTTTTGAGTCTTGGTCAAGGCTTCGATGCTTTAGCCCAATAAAAATTTTCATTAAGAATAATTTGATTTAGAGTTTTTTTTCTAAAGTGATGCATTATTTGAATAGGCCTATTATGATCAAGCTTCAATTTAAGTTAGTGCTAAGTGGTGGAACTATAAACATATGGTACGAGAGACATATCTTTCTTATTTTGTACATTTAGCCTCTTATTGTAAGATTTAGTAACTATAAATTTGTAGCCAGAACGGGAGCCACATACACTCAGTGGCGCTGGCGTAGGTTTCATGTCCTGGTTGACCCAATGCTGGATCTGTTGTAGTTAGTGCTTGTCTCTTACTAAAAGTCTGTCTTATGGACCCATGACAAGTTTATTCAAGATTATAGCCTTTACATTGTTAATAAAAACTTTTTTGGTAATTTATAAttttcccgttgcaacgcacgggcactttTGCTAGTATGAATTGATAGCCGTTTTAGACAGTATTTCCCAAAATGGCTCAAGCACCAATTAAGAAGCTACTCCACATGAATAGCCCGTGACCGGTGCCCTTTAGGAGCCAAAGCCTATCAAACAAGCATAAATAGTTCCATCCCTAAAAAAAGCATAAATAGTTCAGTAATATTATTTTTATTCTCATAAAATATTTGGGAAAATAAAATTAGATAACCTAGAAAGGAAAATGGatatacaaaataaaaagaaaacatgTACATTTAGCTAAGAAGACGTACATTATCTTATTTTTGTTCCttggaaatatatttttattctgAACTATTAGATATGGTTTGTGATATTATTTGGATATCAGTGACTTTAATTTGTATCTGTACCCGTGCTATCCATCTGAGTTACAATATCAGATTCCATATtcgattttcaaaaaaaaaatcatctagATATCAGAGAAAATATTCAAATCGCTGTTCGAGTCTTTTCGGATAGTCGATTGGTTGTGAGATACCATTGGTGATAGATAATGCAACATGCATGGTATCACCATGGTGGTTGTTTCCTTTTAGAGATCGCTGCCCCAAGCATTGTTTTCTGGAAATGGATATAATATAACAAGCATATATTACTGTTGGCTTCTGCTAAATATTTCAATTGGTGTTATTCACAACTTCAAAGCAGTATTTTCCAGCACTGATGATATGCTCGTTGTAGTTATTCTGCTAAAGTGCCTCTAACCGTTTGTTAAATCTGAGTATCATCTCCAACATGCTCGTTAATATTACCAATAATTGCAGGCTGCCTTGTTCATTGATTCTGAAACAGTTGCGATAAAAGTTGTTTTCTTCCCAGATCCTTCAGCTATATGTTTGAGTGAAATTGCCTGTTTCATGTTCAGGTGCAATGCAAGCATGCATGTATTTGCCAGCTGATGCAAGCTTGGTGATCATCCGGGTATGATTATTTCAGGTAGGTACTTTGTGCTAAGCCCAAGACTATATTGTTTGATTGATCAAGTCGAAGCCCATGGTCACGTATCATGCAACATCATCTCTTTTGGTTGATCAACTGTTAAAAATAGGCAACGCACATCCTTTTTTTTAAGATAATGAATTTCATTAAACTAGCCCTTTCCTAATCAACACCAATAGCAAAATATGGAATTGATGAGTCTGGATGCAGCTTTCCTGAGAAGCGACTGTGGCCTGAACAAAACTATAGTGACAATACGGATATGTTCACCAGCATTGTGTACATCTCTGACCACTACTACAGTAAGTCGATTGCGCAACATTTGCAAATTAATGGCGCTTGGATCCGTTATTCGGTGGCTGGCATCCGATCTCACCGTACTACGCTTGGGTGGATGTGACGTGGAACAACTCGGAATTTGATGATGATGAAATTGACATCACACTCCATACAGGATCAGGTACCTCAGAGGTGTTATCGGCTCTGAACTACTCTGGAGTAAGAGCGACATTATGTTGGACGAGCTGATGCCAGCGTCGCAGCCTTCGCCGTCTCCCGCGGTTCTCGAGATGACTACAACGATGACAACAGCAATTTTGGCGTAGGTGGCAGTCCTCCAGGTAGTTCTCTAGGCACTAGCAATCCACAGGAAGATACAGGGGTATCACCAGGTACACCGCCAACAAAGTGTTCCGAAGGAGGGCATAGTGCAATGTCCAACTATACCGAGAAAGCCTACAGAAGAAGAGGAGCCATACCCACCAACCACACCAAGCGGAGTTGGGAAGCCTATCAACTAGCCGATGATATGCTACTGGCAAGCATAGTAAAAGTATAATTTATGTGGAGATGCCAGCAAACCTTTTCACTCCCAAACATCTCAAGCACATGCCGAAAACACCATTGTAGGTTTGGCCCCTTTTGGATGATTGCCTTGACCACTATGAGCATGGGAAGTTCATGGTGACCTTGGGCTAGCTCATATGGAGTTTCCATCTCTAGTATATGGAGGCGGTGAAAACAGGCCTAGAAACTTTCATTACCAAGATCCTCGTAGAGTACTTCCACTTGCCCAACGATGCTCGATCAACTAGCTTGCCGTAAGATGCTGCATAGGATGTTGCAGCACAAGGACCTCAACATCACTCAAGTGACACTGTTTGCCCTGTAAGTTGATTACAACTTTCACACTTTTTACATCGCTGTAGGTACTTTAGGATGAAACTAGACAACTTGTCCTTGTAGGATGCCGTCCTATGTATGCAAGGAACTGGGCAGAGATATTATTTACCTGTCTCCGATGCATATTAATTACCTAGAGGGTCATCGCAGATGTACCGGTCACGCATGACAGGCTGGTGAACTTTAACTTGTAAGAGAGAGAGCAAGCCAAGATAGAACTGTGCAAGAAATTTAAGTACAATGCAGCAATGTACGTGTACAGAGACATCAAGAAGCTCGGGGAACATGGGTGTGTCCTTGCCGCCCACCGGTTTTGgtaattcaaaaggatacttGGAACATATATGGGGCTATTTGGACTGTTCATATTTGAAATATGTACTGCTTGAATGGTCCAATGAGGGCATCATATGGGCCACTAGATTGCTTTTCTAATCCATCCTCAGGATGGAATGGCTGTTGTATTCGACTCTTTGGAGTAATCAAACAAGGAAGGGTACAAGGATTTTGAAAGTGTCTTGCGATAGCAAGTGACAATACTTATTCTTTTACACTTAACATACATGTAAAAATTTATCGTTGACACTAGTGGTTTTTGTAAGAAGAAGCAACTCCCTCCAATCGTGCTTGTGATCCACTGGGTTCACTATAAATATTCCGCGCGAACTTCGCTCCACTGACACTCCATGGAGGATGCGACCTTGGCCACCTAGCACGACTCAGGCTCAGTCTCCGTGACTTTGTGTGTTCTCCCACTCCCAAGGCTTCACCGGGCGGCATCTAGACCATCAGTACTTCTTGCTCTGCCTTTCTATGTAGACTCGAGGAGTGAAGACAAAGGAGGAGCCAATGAAAAAAGTGAAGGGAGCAGGGGAGGTGCTTATGGAGGGTGCACGTGCACGTGGGGGTTCCGCCATGGCCTCGTGGGCGTGGGCATGAGCTCTGCCGTGGCCTTACCCTCTCTTTTTCAGCTGCTGGCAACCCCAGGCGGGAGAAGTAGAAGCAAGCTATGAGGCTGACGAGCAAGGTACACTTGTAAATGAGAGAGATCTACAGTCGTTATGTAACATTCATTATGTGTCAAAAAATATTTGGTTATAAAATATAGAAGACATGAATCTTAATGAATctcattttttgttttattttctataataaattttatctTGTTTCCTATTTTAgcatagcgttagcacgggcacgcTACAAGTGTTGGATAAGAAGGTTGTGAGGTTGATGAGCAAGCTACGTTTGTCGAAACATGTTGAACAATAAAGAATTATGTGTATAAGTTATGCAGGTCATGAAATCATTGTATTGCGCTAGAAAGTTATATAGAGAAATTATTATGATAAGTTTGTGTGTTGATAGTTTTGAGCAAAAATTAGACTGCAAAGGTCATATAGAAATGTGAACGTGCTATGATAAGTTTTGTTGACTGATAGTTATGAACAAAAGTTTGGTTATAAGTGTTATGGAAAGTTGTGATGAAATTATGTATAAAACTATATAGAAACTATAAATTAAATGTtatataaaaagttatggtgatAAATTGTCCTATAAAATttgtataaaagttgtaaatataACTTTGTAAATTTCTTTAAATATAAAGTTataaaaacaactttttttcCAAAAATTACATGTCTCAAGAGGCTTTGTGAGTTTTGAATCAAGTGAATATTCATTGATTAATGGAGTTGGTTCAAGCCATAGACAATGCATATGCCGTGCACAAAAGTTGGTGATGCGCAATTTGGGCCCTAGTGAAAACCGACCTGATGAAACCTTTTCAAGCATCCTCAGGTTGGGCCCCAAGATCAGAAAGTGGGCCAAAACATTGTGCTAACC encodes:
- the LOC8054466 gene encoding uncharacterized protein LOC8054466; this translates as MAPPPPPELMDDLIGEILLRLPPEDPACLVRASLVCKLWRRLLSDGAFLCQYRAFHRTPPVLGFFHNQYRKGTSVPQYVPTIQASPVPQPAIAVTGSPTTSYRTIDCRHGRVLFEGKDQPSQTLIVWDPITGNQKLIYPPVHPYTKFLAAVLCAADGCDHLRCSGGAFLVVFVGIYDAEEEDNDDEGVEDGDPVGWASLYPSEIGVWSASTSISVDSFIDLVLPSLLTRDSIYFILENGEKILKYSLVGGVLSVVNAPPQHEPNMIFATAQDGDLGAATVEGYSLHLWSWRATDPVGGFGEWVRWRVIELDVMIPISIGDPSTTFDLAGFAESTGLIFIRANDDIFTVELKSGHITKKGKRTSDSPIFPFTSFYTPDLVTARLQVPMRID